Proteins encoded in a region of the Nocardia asteroides genome:
- the obgE gene encoding GTPase ObgE, producing the protein MSKFIDRVVLHVRAGKGGHGCASVHREKFKPLGGPDGGNGGNGGDVILEVDPNVHTLLDFHFHPHAKAGNGKPGEGGNRDGKQGADLMLKVPDGTVVLDDDGKVLVDLVGAGNRFIVARGGRGGLGNAALASKARKAPGFALLGEDGEELDLVLELKSVADVGLVGFPSAGKSSLVSVLSAAKPKIADYPFTTLVPNLGVVASGDTTFTVADVPGLIPGASEGRGLGLDFLRHLERCAVLAHVVDCATLEPGRDPVSDVDALEAELAAYKPALSADAGLGDLADRPRVVILNKIDVPDAAELAEMVTPEFTERGWPVFEISAVSRAGLRPLTFALADLVRQYREDHPKAAPKRPVIRPIAVDETGFSVIADPEEPGGFIVRGTRPERWVRQTQFDNDEAVGYLADRLARLGVEDELVKLGAEPGAPVTIGDVTFEWEPQISAGVDMVPTGRGTDIRLEHSDRVSAAERKHASRVRRGLVQEEQE; encoded by the coding sequence ATGTCCAAGTTCATCGACCGTGTCGTACTACATGTGCGTGCGGGTAAAGGCGGCCACGGTTGCGCCTCGGTGCACCGTGAGAAGTTCAAGCCGCTCGGCGGGCCCGACGGCGGCAACGGTGGCAACGGCGGAGACGTCATCCTCGAGGTCGACCCCAACGTGCACACCCTCTTGGACTTCCACTTCCACCCGCACGCCAAGGCAGGCAACGGCAAGCCGGGCGAGGGCGGCAACCGCGACGGCAAACAGGGCGCCGATCTGATGCTGAAGGTGCCGGACGGCACCGTGGTGCTCGACGACGACGGCAAGGTGCTCGTCGACCTGGTCGGTGCGGGCAACCGCTTCATCGTCGCCCGCGGCGGCCGCGGCGGTCTCGGCAATGCCGCGCTGGCTTCGAAGGCCCGCAAGGCTCCGGGTTTCGCGCTGCTCGGCGAGGACGGCGAAGAGCTCGACCTGGTGCTGGAGCTGAAATCCGTAGCCGACGTCGGGCTCGTCGGCTTCCCGTCGGCGGGCAAGTCCTCACTGGTCTCGGTGCTGTCGGCGGCCAAGCCGAAGATCGCCGACTACCCGTTCACCACGCTGGTGCCCAACCTCGGCGTCGTCGCCAGCGGTGACACCACCTTCACCGTCGCCGACGTGCCCGGTTTGATCCCGGGCGCGAGTGAGGGCCGGGGACTGGGGCTGGACTTCCTGCGGCATCTCGAGCGGTGCGCGGTGCTCGCCCACGTGGTGGACTGCGCGACGCTGGAGCCGGGCCGCGACCCGGTGTCCGACGTCGACGCGCTCGAAGCCGAACTGGCCGCGTACAAGCCCGCGCTGAGCGCGGACGCCGGGCTCGGCGACCTCGCCGACCGGCCGCGCGTGGTGATCCTGAACAAGATCGACGTGCCCGACGCGGCCGAACTCGCGGAAATGGTGACCCCGGAGTTCACCGAACGCGGCTGGCCGGTGTTCGAGATCTCCGCGGTGAGCCGGGCGGGTCTGCGTCCCTTGACTTTCGCCCTCGCCGACCTGGTGCGCCAGTACCGCGAGGATCATCCGAAGGCCGCGCCCAAGCGGCCGGTCATCCGTCCGATCGCGGTGGACGAAACCGGATTCAGTGTGATCGCCGACCCGGAGGAGCCGGGCGGTTTCATCGTGCGCGGCACCCGGCCGGAGCGCTGGGTGCGCCAGACCCAGTTCGACAACGACGAGGCCGTCGGCTACCTGGCCGACCGTCTGGCCCGCCTCGGCGTCGAGGACGAGCTGGTGAAGCTGGGCGCGGAACCGGGTGCGCCGGTGACCATCGGCGACGTGACGTTCGAGTGGGAGCCCCAGATCTCCGCGGGCGTCGACATGGTGCCCACCGGGCGCGGCACCGACATCCGGCTCGAGCATTCCGACCGGGTCAGCGCGGCCGAGCGCAAGCACGCGTCCCGGGTGCGACGCGGTCTGGTGCAGGAAGAGCAGGAGTAG
- the rpmA gene encoding 50S ribosomal protein L27 — MAHKKGASSSRNGRDSNAQRLGVKRFGGQTVKAGEILVRQRGTHFHPGVNVGRGGDDTLFALAAGAVTFGTKRGRKTVNIVAPEPVQA, encoded by the coding sequence ATGGCACACAAGAAGGGTGCGTCCAGCTCCCGGAACGGGCGCGATTCCAACGCCCAGCGACTCGGCGTCAAGCGCTTCGGCGGCCAGACGGTCAAGGCCGGCGAGATCCTGGTGCGTCAGCGTGGCACCCACTTCCACCCCGGCGTGAACGTCGGCCGTGGCGGTGACGACACTCTGTTCGCCCTGGCGGCGGGCGCGGTGACGTTCGGCACCAAGCGTGGACGCAAGACCGTCAACATCGTGGCCCCGGAGCCGGTTCAGGCCTGA
- the rplU gene encoding 50S ribosomal protein L21 — translation MATYAIVKTGGKQYKVAVGDLVKVEKIEGAPGTAVALAPVLVVDGAELTTDAAKLAEVSVAAEVVEQTKGPKIRIHKFKNKTGYHKRQGHRQPLTVLKVTGIK, via the coding sequence ATGGCAACGTACGCGATCGTCAAGACCGGCGGAAAGCAGTACAAGGTCGCGGTCGGTGACCTGGTGAAGGTGGAGAAGATCGAGGGTGCGCCGGGCACCGCCGTGGCGCTGGCCCCGGTCCTCGTCGTCGATGGCGCCGAGCTGACCACCGACGCCGCGAAGCTGGCCGAGGTCTCCGTGGCCGCCGAGGTGGTCGAGCAGACCAAGGGCCCGAAGATCCGCATCCACAAGTTCAAGAACAAGACCGGCTACCACAAGCGCCAGGGTCACCGTCAGCCGCTGACGGTCCTGAAGGTCACCGGCATCAAGTAA